From Penaeus monodon isolate SGIC_2016 chromosome 6, NSTDA_Pmon_1, whole genome shotgun sequence, the proteins below share one genomic window:
- the LOC119574630 gene encoding flotillin-1-like: MVFPLILTCGPNEVIVLSGLGYRKSALITGGRIIAFPCLQRWRRLSLNVMTIRVLSTGVYTSQGVPITVSGVAQVKISTQHPEILERACEHFLTKSTAEIETLITATLEGHQRAILGAMTVEDIYKNRKLFNGRVFEVASKDLCNLGLHVLSYTIRDISDEVGYLTALGMSRTAEVQRDAKIGEVLAQQESRIEKSLALEELMKAKYANDTLVAQANRNFEQQKAAYDQEVMTKKAEADLAYELQSCKIKQKIQEEKMEIVVVERQGKIHVEEQEIQRTEKRLEATVKQPAEAEKFRLETIAAAQRKKTVLEAEAQAESKHLQGEAEAFAIEAKAKAQAASMHYRAEAYKEFQNAAILDMYLKAIPQIVGNVSSSLSNAKSVKMVSSGGSEVGAQKLTQEVMNISTSIPEMLKSMTGVDLRKSVRAA; this comes from the exons GGTTAGGCTACCGGAAGTCGGCACTCATCACTGGCGGAAGAATAATTGCTTTCCCGTGCCTCCAGCGGTGGCGCAG GTTGTCACTCAATGTAATGACCATTAGAGTACTCTCGACAGGCGTTTACACATCCCAGGGAGTCCCCATCACTGTTAGTGGAGTTGCTCAG GTTAAGATCAGCACACAGCACCCAGAGATTCTCGAGCGGGCATGTGAACACTTTCTAACCAAGTCCACAGCAGAGATCGAGACACTCATCACTGCTACGCTAGAGGGTCACCAAAGAGCCATCCTTGGCGCTATGACAGTAGAG gatatcTATAAGAATCGGAAGCTGTTTAATGGGCGTGTGTTTGAAGTGGCCTCCAAAGACCTTTGTAATCTCGGCCTCCATGTTCTCTCCTACACCATCAGAGATATATCAGATGAGGTG GGATATCTTACGGCACTAGGCATGTCGAGGACAGCGGAGGTTCAGAGAGATGCGAAGATAGGCGAGGTGTTAGCTCAGCAGGAGTCGCGGATCGAGAAGAGCTTGGCCCTTGAGGAACTGATGAAGGCTAAGTACGCCAATGATACTCTTGTCGCTCAGGCTAACAGGAACTTCGAGCAGCAGAAGGCAGCGTATGATCAGGAGGTTATGACCAAG AAAGCAGAAGCTGACTTGGCCTATGAACTACAATCATGCAAGATCAAACAAAAGATTcaggaagaaaagatggagatCGTC GTTGTTGAGAGGCAGGGGAAGATCCATGTGGAGGAACAGGAAATACAGCGAACTGAGAAACGCTTGGAAGCCACAGTGAAACAGCCAGCTGAAGCAGAGAAATTCAG GTTGGAAACCATTGCTGCAGCTCAGAGGAAGAAGACTGTCTTAGAGGCAGAGGCTCAAGCAGAATCCAAGCACCTTCAGGGAGAAGCTGAGGCCTTTGCGATTGAG GCAAAAGCGAAGGCACAAGCAGCAAGCATGCACTACCGAGCTGAAGCTTACAAGGAATTCCAAAATGCTGCTATTCTGGATATGTACCTTAAAGCAATACCACAG ATCGTCGGCAATGTGAGCTCATCCTTGTCCAACGCCAAGAGTGTGAAGATGGTGTCTTCAGGAGGATCTGAGGTCGGTGCTCAGAAGCTAACTCAGGAAGTGATGAATATTTCCACCAGCATCCCTGAAATGCTCAAGTCTATGACGGGGGTTGATCTGAGAAAG tCTGTGCGAGCAGCATAA